TTCATCAGTTATTTCTGAAATATGCAATAATCCATAGATTGATCGATCAATTCTTACAAATGCTCCATAGTCAGCAAGTTTTGTTACTACACCATTTACAATTTGATCTACTGAATACTTATCTGCAACTGTAGACCAAGGTTCTGCCTCTAAACGTCTTAGACTAAATGCCACTTTTTTAGTTTCAAGGTCAACCTTTAAAACATAAACTTTTACATCTTGTCCCGCTTTCAAAATAGATCCGGGGGAATCCACCTGGTCCCATGACATTTCAGAAATATGAATCAATCCAGTCACACCACCACAATCTACAAAAGCACCAAAATTAGATATACCTGTGACTTTACCGTCCCGAATATCCCCCTCTTTCATTTCTTCCAATAATTTATCTAAATCAAGTTTTTGTTTTTCTTGAATCGATTGTCGTTCAGATAAAATTAGGGTCTTTTGGTTTCTATCTAATGTCATTATTTTCATATTTATAGATTGACCAATTCTTGATTCATCATTATTGATATTAGATGAATCTGTAGTGTCCATTTGGAATGGCGTTAGGAGTTGCGAAACAGGTACGAATCCTTGCACTCCTTCAACTTCAATCACAGCACCGCCCTTGTTAAAACTTTTTATCACTCCCGATACGACATTTCCTAATTCAGATTCCTTTTTTAATGTTATCCAGCCATGTTCCGCTCTAGCTCTATCAAAAGAAAGTAAGG
The SAR202 cluster bacterium genome window above contains:
- a CDS encoding S1 RNA-binding domain-containing protein, with amino-acid sequence MASKFETLTDLSETPMGKLLTETEFPKPLRRGDVLEVEIVKIDQEGYLVDSGHKSDALVPMRETRSMTDEELADIKVGDKLDVFVVRPDSGDQLPLLSFDRARAEHGWITLKKESELGNVVSGVIKSFNKGGAVIEVEGVQGFVPVSQLLTPFQMDTTDSSNINNDESRIGQSINMKIMTLDRNQKTLILSERQSIQEKQKLDLDKLLEEMKEGDIRDGKVTGISNFGAFVDCGGVTGLIHISEMSWDQVDSPGSILKAGQDVKVYVLKVDLETKKVAFSLRRLEAEPWSTVADKYSVDQIVNGVVTKLADYGAFVRIDRSIYGLLHISEITDETIQHPREVLSENQELELKIISLEPEKRRLGLSLKQINQENSENMVEPNEDVQDNEENDEVVSSAVIEVDADGNVDEIVSSDMNENQNDQESLEEETGEETEENDDSI